The nucleotide sequence CGTGGGGCGGGAGAGCGTGGACGAGTACTGCGGCGGGGCCTGCCTCGCCGAGACGGAGATGGCGCTGCGCTGCGTGGAGGAGGTCGCCCACGACGGCTTCAGGTTCTCCAACGGCGCCTCGCTGCTGGCCGTGAAGCGGGCGCTCGGCAGCGGCTGCAGCTACACGCCGGATAGAGGAACCTTCGACATACGTGAGCGCAGGGAGTGCGGCGACGAGTACGGGTACGGCTACCACGGCGCGCTAGGGTACGGCGAGGAGGGCGGCGACCGGCGGTACGAGTACCCGGGCGGCGCGTTTGGCAACTACTGCTCCGGCGCCACCGGCGGCAGCGCGGTGCAGACGCTCATCCTCGCCTTCTTCCTTGTCTCCACGTCGGCACTGCTTCTTGCCGTATGAGCGATACTGATCTTACGTGTACTAGTAGTATTTGTAATGATATTGGTTTCAGGTTGAGTTATACCATGATATATACTCCGCATATTGTAATTCTCCCTTCTTATTTTTGCACGATGCACCGGCGCATGGTATTCTCTCACAAGGCAAGGAAGAGCTAAAACAAGAGTACTTTGATCTTATAAAAACAAGGGTATCTTCATGACTGAGATTTACCTAGCAAACAAAAATCCTCTAAAAATG is from Triticum aestivum cultivar Chinese Spring chromosome 1B, IWGSC CS RefSeq v2.1, whole genome shotgun sequence and encodes:
- the LOC123129273 gene encoding uncharacterized protein, with protein sequence MAMSPHPSRTIGCLALAVAICALLPGCFSSKVALEIFERACHCFDDHNVYNECAEELRLGVEGAFHVGRESVDEYCGGACLAETEMALRCVEEVAHDGFRFSNGASLLAVKRALGSGCSYTPDRGTFDIRERRECGDEYGYGYHGALGYGEEGGDRRYEYPGGAFGNYCSGATGGSAVQTLILAFFLVSTSALLLAV